A DNA window from Bos indicus isolate NIAB-ARS_2022 breed Sahiwal x Tharparkar chromosome 9, NIAB-ARS_B.indTharparkar_mat_pri_1.0, whole genome shotgun sequence contains the following coding sequences:
- the CALHM4 gene encoding calcium homeostasis modulator protein 4: MSPALGDIVSSLQRSGTFINTLIAALTIGGQQLFSSFTFSCPCQVGKNFYYGSAFLIIPALILLVAGFALRSQTWTITSEYCCSCVPQLRRISLLERKLACLHFFSITGRALVAPLTWLAVTLLTGTYYECAASEFASVDHYRAFDNISAGEQQEILARFPCCRPVPPNMILVRDEVALLHRYQSQMLGWILITLATITALVSYSLARCCSPLTSLQHCYFTNHLHNERELFEQAAAQHSRLLILQRIKKLFGVIPGNEDVRHIHIPSCQDWREMSVPSFLCMGNDVQGNYSFLGGRVDEDNEEGRSGGIELKPQS, encoded by the exons ATGAGCCCAGCTCTCGGGGACATTGTGTCTTCTCTGCAGAGAAGTGGAACATTTATCAACACTTTAATTGCTGCTTTGACTATCGGTGGGCAACAActcttctcctctttcacattcagtTGTCCCTGTCAGGTTGGGAAAAATTTCTACTATGGTTCTGCTTTTCTGATCATTCCTGCCTTAATCCTTCTGGTTGCCGGCTTTGCTCTGAGAAGCCAGACGTGGACAATCACCAGTGAATACTGCTGCAGCTGTGTCCCTCAGCTCCGGAGAATCAGCCTCCTGGAGCGCAAGCTGGCTTGCCTTCACTTCTTCAGCATCACCGGAAGGGCACTTGTTGCTCCATTAACGTGGCTGGCGGTGACCCTGCTGACAGGCACGTACTACGAATGTGCGGCAAGTGAATTCGCATCTGTGGACCATTACCGAGCGTTTGACAATATTAGTGCTGGCGAACAGCAAGAGATCCTAGCCAGGTTTCCATGCTGCAGACCAGTTCCACCCAATATGATCCTGGTCAGAGACGAAGTAGCTCTTCTACACAGATACCAGTCACAG atgctgggctggattctGATCACCTTGGCAACCATCACCGCCCTAGTCTCCTACTCTTTGGCGAGGTGCTGCTCACCCCTCACCTCCCTGCAGCACTGCTACTTTACCAACCACCTCCACAATGAGAGGGAGCTCTTTGAACAAGCCGCAGCGCAGCATTCCCGGCTCCTCATCCTGCAGCGTATAAAGAAGCTATTTGGCGTCATTCCCGGAAATGAAGATGTCAGACACATCCATATTCCTTCATGTCAGGACTGGAGAGAGATGTCAGTCCCCAGCTTTCTCTGCATGGGTAATGACGTGCAAGGTAACTACAGCTTCCTTGGAGGCAGGGTGGATGAAGATAATGAGGAAGGCAGATCAGGAGGTATTGAATTAAAACCTCAATCATAG